A section of the Candidatus Lokiarchaeota archaeon genome encodes:
- a CDS encoding AsnC family transcriptional regulator — translation MELDTIDKKIIEMLKEDGRRSYSEIAEHVDRTEVTVRRRVNNLLEEGVIRRFTIDVDPLKIGRRIRTIIRVKVAMKEASALAEKVKSLEEVTEAYILDGSCGLMLKVVVDNLSELRQFLENRFGNLPGVGEVETCIVLEDIKCTF, via the coding sequence ATGGAGCTAGATACAATCGACAAGAAAATTATCGAGATGCTCAAAGAAGATGGCCGTCGGTCATATTCTGAGATTGCTGAACATGTGGATCGCACAGAAGTCACAGTACGTCGTCGGGTGAACAATCTCTTGGAAGAGGGTGTTATCCGTCGTTTTACAATCGATGTTGACCCTCTCAAGATAGGACGTCGCATACGAACAATCATCCGTGTTAAAGTTGCTATGAAAGAAGCGAGCGCTCTTGCTGAGAAGGTGAAGAGCCTCGAAGAGGTGACTGAAGCCTACATACTTGACGGGAGTTGCGGCTTGATGCTTAAGGTGGTTGTGGACAATCTATCTGAACTTCGTCAGTTCTTGGAGAACCGGTTTGGTAATCTCCCTGGGGTGGGGGAGGTTGAGACTTGTATTGTTCTAGAAGATATCAAGTGTACTTTTTGA